A window from Gossypium raimondii isolate GPD5lz chromosome 7, ASM2569854v1, whole genome shotgun sequence encodes these proteins:
- the LOC105763079 gene encoding 16.9 kDa class I heat shock protein 2, protein MSLLQVLNQSNIFDPFQGLLWAPPMNWKETPDSHVFEIDLPGFKKEDVKLQIHQGSIVCISAERKEDADEEEKGGKWRWHCRERWGGGGNFYRQFRVPPNAKADEMKASMRDGVLVLVIPKINEEVNVKGKEERKKMEIEISETQPSKGLGRFLCCKA, encoded by the coding sequence ATGTCTCTGCTGCAAGTCTTAAACCAAAGCAACATCTTTGATCCTTTCCAAGGTTTATTGTGGGCGCCTCCGATGAACTGGAAAGAAACTCCCGACTCCCATGTGTTCGAGATCGATCTTCCCGGGTTCAAAAAAGAGGACGTGAAGCTACAAATCCATCAAGGAAGTATTGTTTGTATCAGTGcggaaagaaaagaagatgcCGACGAAGAGGAGAAAGGAGGGAAGTGGCGGTGGCATTGTAGAGAAAGATGGGGTGGTGGTGGCAACTTTTACAGGCAATTCCGTGTGCCCCCAAATGCGAAAGCTGATGAGATGAAGGCTTCAATGCGTGATGGTGTGCTTGTTCTCGTAATACCTAAAATCAATGAAGAAGTAAACGTAAAGGGTAAAGAGGAGAGGAAGAAGATGGAGATTGAGATATCAGAAACTCAACCTTCTAAAGGACTTGGTCGTTTCTTATGCTGCAAAGCTTGA